In the genome of Candidatus Microbacterium phytovorans, one region contains:
- a CDS encoding glycosyltransferase produces MNAVSREDVAAVAVAVVVPVHDEAALLNECLAALSAALAHTGRTHPHVRVSAVVVLDACTDASEDIARSWPLRALRIDARNVGTARRVGMTAALAALGEMPPAGVWVCTTDGDSTVPPTWLSHQLDLRAEGADVVLGTVRPDFADLTAEHAEHWLATHPRGRPVGNVHGANLGLRADVYTAIGGFADLDQHEDVELVRAARALGARVVATDENEVVTSGRFWGRTPGGYAAFVRATHERIAGLARS; encoded by the coding sequence ATGAACGCCGTCTCCCGCGAGGATGTCGCCGCCGTCGCCGTCGCCGTCGTCGTCCCCGTGCACGACGAGGCGGCGCTCCTGAACGAGTGCCTCGCCGCACTGAGCGCCGCGCTGGCGCACACCGGGCGGACGCATCCGCACGTCCGCGTCTCCGCCGTCGTCGTCCTCGATGCGTGCACGGATGCATCCGAAGACATCGCGCGATCCTGGCCGCTGCGCGCGCTCCGCATCGACGCCCGGAACGTAGGGACCGCCCGCCGTGTCGGCATGACCGCCGCGCTCGCCGCGCTGGGGGAGATGCCGCCGGCCGGAGTCTGGGTCTGCACGACCGACGGGGACTCCACAGTCCCGCCCACCTGGCTCAGTCACCAGCTCGACCTTCGAGCGGAGGGAGCGGACGTCGTTCTCGGCACGGTTCGTCCCGACTTCGCCGACCTCACCGCGGAGCACGCCGAGCACTGGCTGGCGACGCACCCTCGCGGGCGCCCGGTCGGCAATGTCCACGGCGCTAATCTCGGTCTCCGCGCCGACGTCTACACCGCGATCGGGGGGTTCGCCGATCTCGATCAACACGAGGACGTCGAACTCGTTCGTGCCGCTCGCGCTCTGGGCGCGCGGGTGGTCGCGACCGACGAGAACGAGGTGGTCACGTCCGGTCGATTCTGGGGGAGGACGCCCGGCGGGTACGCCGCATTCGTACGCGCGACGCACGAGAGAATCGCCGGGTTGGCGCGATCGTAG
- a CDS encoding bifunctional PIG-L family deacetylase/class I SAM-dependent methyltransferase produces MVSFSHRDPGTAEHVWAAAFAAQALPDLRQEADHLVVIAAHPDDETLGAAGLMSITARRGARVTVLIATDGEGSHPESPSHSPAELAALRRREATAAMGHLHPSIELRFLGIPDGGTDDHRDEIATALRAVLMDAGSALVVSPWQGDGHRDHRVVGEVAAEVCRDLGIPWRGYPIWLWHWGSPEDVPWGDLEVVRLDAAAADAKRVATRHHRSQISALSPAPGDEVMLHDGMQAHFDRAFEVFVRPAEEPASLGEGFFDEFYGRNGDDPWGFEARRYEQRKRAVTLASLPRARYASALELGCSTGVLTELLAERCDAVHAVDIAAAPLAIAKERIGERTGVSFERLALPGEWPSGTFDLVVLSEVGYYWSGADLADAVERMQRALTPDGHLIACHWRHPVAEYPQTGDDVHAVLRSSNRLVRIVAHEEEDFVLEVYGLDQVRSVAAETGLIA; encoded by the coding sequence GTGGTGAGTTTCAGCCACCGCGACCCCGGGACCGCCGAGCACGTGTGGGCTGCGGCCTTTGCGGCACAGGCGCTGCCTGATCTCCGGCAGGAGGCCGATCACCTGGTCGTGATCGCGGCGCACCCCGACGACGAGACCCTCGGGGCGGCGGGGCTGATGTCGATCACCGCTCGTCGCGGCGCGAGAGTGACGGTGCTCATCGCGACCGACGGGGAGGGGTCGCATCCAGAATCGCCGTCGCACTCGCCCGCCGAGCTGGCTGCGCTGCGGCGCCGGGAAGCGACTGCGGCCATGGGGCACCTGCATCCCTCGATCGAGCTCCGCTTCCTCGGCATCCCGGACGGCGGCACCGACGATCACCGGGACGAGATCGCAACCGCACTTCGCGCCGTGCTGATGGATGCCGGTTCCGCCCTCGTCGTGTCGCCGTGGCAGGGGGACGGGCACCGGGACCACCGCGTCGTCGGCGAGGTGGCCGCCGAGGTGTGCAGGGACCTCGGCATCCCGTGGCGGGGCTATCCGATCTGGCTGTGGCACTGGGGCTCGCCCGAGGACGTGCCGTGGGGCGATCTCGAGGTCGTTCGGCTCGACGCCGCGGCTGCTGACGCCAAGCGCGTCGCGACGCGGCATCACCGCAGCCAGATCTCAGCGCTCTCACCAGCGCCGGGCGACGAGGTGATGCTCCATGACGGGATGCAGGCGCACTTCGATCGGGCCTTCGAGGTCTTCGTGCGCCCCGCCGAGGAACCCGCGAGTCTCGGGGAGGGATTCTTCGACGAGTTCTACGGGCGGAACGGAGACGACCCGTGGGGGTTCGAGGCGCGGCGGTACGAGCAGCGGAAGCGCGCCGTCACCTTGGCGAGCCTGCCCCGCGCCCGATACGCCTCCGCCCTCGAGCTCGGGTGCTCCACCGGGGTACTGACCGAGCTCCTGGCAGAACGATGCGATGCCGTCCATGCCGTCGATATCGCTGCCGCGCCGCTCGCAATCGCGAAGGAGCGGATCGGCGAGAGGACCGGAGTCAGTTTCGAGCGCCTCGCGCTGCCCGGCGAGTGGCCCTCCGGCACGTTCGACCTCGTCGTCCTCTCCGAGGTCGGCTACTACTGGAGCGGCGCAGACCTGGCCGACGCGGTCGAGCGGATGCAACGCGCGCTCACGCCTGACGGGCATCTCATCGCGTGCCACTGGCGGCATCCGGTCGCCGAGTATCCGCAGACCGGGGACGACGTCCACGCGGTGCTCCGCTCCTCGAACCGCCTCGTCCGTATCGTCGCGCACGAAGAGGAGGACTTCGTGCTCGAGGTCTACGGGCTCGACCAGGTGCGATCGGTTGCGGCCGAGACGGGCCTGATCGCATGA
- a CDS encoding acyl-CoA dehydrogenase: MPRDSSTTPLLRDAPFAPELRSVLADADAIDGFGTDVGATLAWAVAVGAVRGAGRSRSDDWSLLAAVGRSDVAAARILEPHLDALTILEQARRDGAAVDMSSIAAGPDSSWGVFAAEGAGMRLEARADAGGWRLDGTKPWCSLAQHLSHALVTAWVGDERRLFAVALQAPGVRPRSGPWFARGLSQVVSAPVDFASVPAVPVGEPGWYLRRPGFAAGGIGVAACWWGAALPLRDALLDAARRDGADQLSRLHLGRVDTALWSARLALRSAAREMDGLDAASEAPASPGTLAARVRAVVADAVGMTLTEAARALGPLPLVADDAHARRVADLELYLRQHHGERDVVRIGVDISEGRGAW; encoded by the coding sequence ATGCCGAGAGATTCGTCGACGACACCGCTCCTGAGAGACGCACCGTTCGCCCCTGAGCTCAGGTCGGTGCTCGCCGACGCGGATGCCATCGACGGATTCGGCACTGATGTGGGTGCCACTCTCGCGTGGGCGGTGGCCGTCGGCGCTGTCCGCGGAGCGGGGCGTTCACGGAGCGACGACTGGTCCCTGCTTGCGGCGGTCGGCCGCAGCGACGTCGCTGCGGCCCGCATCCTCGAGCCGCATCTCGATGCCCTCACCATCCTGGAACAGGCGAGACGCGACGGCGCAGCGGTAGACATGTCGTCGATCGCCGCCGGTCCTGACTCGTCGTGGGGTGTCTTCGCTGCCGAGGGCGCGGGAATGCGTCTGGAAGCGCGGGCGGATGCCGGCGGCTGGCGCCTCGACGGGACCAAGCCGTGGTGCTCGCTCGCGCAGCACCTGAGCCACGCGCTCGTAACAGCGTGGGTCGGCGACGAGCGTCGCCTGTTTGCCGTCGCGCTGCAAGCCCCCGGCGTCCGACCTCGATCGGGGCCGTGGTTCGCGCGGGGACTGAGCCAGGTCGTCAGCGCGCCGGTGGACTTCGCGTCGGTCCCGGCGGTGCCCGTCGGCGAGCCGGGCTGGTACCTCCGCCGACCCGGCTTCGCCGCGGGCGGCATCGGGGTGGCCGCATGTTGGTGGGGTGCTGCCCTGCCGCTTCGCGACGCCCTGCTCGACGCAGCGCGGCGTGACGGCGCCGATCAGCTGTCGCGTCTGCACCTCGGGCGCGTCGACACGGCGCTGTGGTCCGCGCGGCTGGCGCTGCGGTCCGCCGCCCGCGAGATGGACGGGCTCGACGCGGCATCCGAGGCTCCGGCCTCTCCGGGCACGCTCGCGGCGCGCGTCCGGGCGGTCGTCGCCGACGCGGTCGGGATGACACTCACCGAAGCTGCCCGCGCGCTCGGTCCGCTGCCCCTGGTCGCGGACGACGCGCACGCGCGGCGGGTCGCGGACCTGGAACTCTATCTGCGTCAGCATCACGGCGAGCGGGACGTGGTTCGGATCGGCGTCGACATCAGCGAGGGGCGGGGCGCGTGGTGA
- a CDS encoding thioredoxin domain-containing protein: MSTDDSRPEVAPIDRREAVREKAQQVRAQQSRARLARRSALVAGVVVAGVAVIAVVAWTISATAGRPQLEPLTADADGFAISSVAGVVGVAPDVAVDPDAASTPAADATPTPTPTPEATDATAPAVEIRVYVDYLSPGAREWQLANVQQLSAWVEQGAATLTYHPVSMLAAKSNGTKYSLRAASAAACMATYSADDYFNFNNELLSRQPAVDSDGYTDAELADLAIASGADDPKKVRSCIESGDFTTWVKDATERAVAGIPDTDDLALTGIPMILVNGQAYVGALDDPAEFSQFVMTSASDAFYKSQQAEETPSPTPTPTP; encoded by the coding sequence ATGTCCACCGACGACTCCCGTCCCGAGGTCGCTCCGATCGACCGCCGCGAGGCCGTGCGCGAGAAGGCGCAGCAGGTGCGTGCTCAGCAGTCGCGAGCCCGCCTGGCCCGTCGCTCGGCGCTCGTCGCCGGCGTCGTCGTCGCGGGCGTCGCCGTGATCGCGGTCGTCGCCTGGACCATCTCGGCCACGGCCGGTCGTCCGCAGCTCGAGCCGCTCACGGCCGACGCCGACGGTTTCGCGATCTCGTCGGTCGCGGGTGTCGTGGGGGTCGCTCCCGACGTGGCGGTCGACCCCGACGCGGCCTCCACCCCGGCCGCCGACGCCACGCCCACTCCGACCCCCACGCCCGAGGCGACGGATGCCACGGCCCCCGCCGTCGAGATCCGCGTCTACGTCGACTACCTGTCGCCGGGCGCACGCGAATGGCAGCTGGCCAACGTGCAGCAGCTGTCCGCGTGGGTCGAGCAGGGGGCGGCGACGCTCACCTACCACCCGGTGTCGATGCTGGCGGCCAAGTCCAACGGCACCAAGTACTCGCTGCGCGCCGCGAGCGCTGCCGCGTGCATGGCCACCTACTCGGCCGACGACTACTTCAACTTCAACAACGAGCTGCTGTCCCGGCAGCCGGCGGTCGACTCCGACGGCTACACCGACGCGGAGCTCGCCGACCTCGCGATCGCCTCCGGCGCCGACGACCCCAAGAAGGTGCGGTCGTGCATCGAGTCGGGCGACTTCACCACGTGGGTGAAGGATGCCACCGAGCGCGCCGTCGCAGGCATTCCCGACACCGACGATCTCGCCCTCACCGGCATCCCGATGATCCTCGTCAACGGTCAGGCCTACGTCGGGGCGCTCGACGACCCGGCGGAGTTCTCGCAGTTCGTCATGACCAGCGCGAGCGACGCGTTCTACAAGTCGCAGCAGGCCGAAGAGACGCCCAGCCCCACACCGACGCCCACGCCGTAA
- the ugpC gene encoding sn-glycerol-3-phosphate ABC transporter ATP-binding protein UgpC, protein MASVTFDNATRLYPGGTRPAVDKLSLEVADGEFLVLVGPSGCGKSTSLRMLAGLEEVNSGRILIGDRDVTDIPPKDRDIAMVFQNYALYPHMTVAENMGFALKIAGVGKEERAKRVEEAAKLLDLEQYLTRKPKALSGGQRQRVAMGRAIVRQPQVFLMDEPLSNLDAKLRVQTRTQIASLQRRLGVTTVYVTHDQTEALTMGDRIAVLKDGLLQQVGTPRDLYEKPNNVFVAGFIGSPAMNLFPADLAEGGVTFGTAVVGVEADILGKAHGSQVTIGVRPEDITVNPADGKGLTVDVDLVEELGADGYLYGHTEINGKRADLVARVDGRRHPNAGDKVVLAPVTGHVHVFDIETGERLTDKAIASAS, encoded by the coding sequence ATGGCGTCCGTCACCTTTGACAACGCAACCCGCCTCTACCCCGGCGGCACCCGCCCCGCGGTCGACAAGCTGAGCCTCGAGGTCGCCGACGGCGAGTTCCTGGTCCTGGTCGGACCGTCCGGTTGCGGAAAGTCCACCTCGCTGCGCATGCTCGCCGGCCTCGAAGAGGTCAACTCCGGCCGCATCCTCATCGGCGACCGCGATGTCACCGACATCCCGCCGAAGGACCGCGACATCGCGATGGTGTTCCAGAACTACGCGCTCTACCCGCACATGACGGTCGCCGAGAACATGGGCTTCGCCCTGAAGATCGCCGGCGTCGGCAAGGAAGAGCGCGCCAAGCGCGTCGAAGAGGCAGCGAAGCTCCTCGACCTCGAGCAGTACCTCACCCGCAAGCCGAAGGCCCTCTCGGGTGGTCAGCGTCAGCGTGTCGCGATGGGTCGCGCCATCGTCCGCCAGCCGCAGGTGTTCCTCATGGACGAGCCGCTGTCGAACCTCGACGCCAAGCTCCGCGTCCAGACGCGCACCCAGATCGCGTCGCTGCAGCGCCGCCTCGGCGTCACCACGGTCTACGTCACGCACGACCAGACCGAGGCGCTCACCATGGGCGACCGCATCGCCGTGCTCAAGGACGGTCTGCTCCAGCAGGTCGGCACCCCGCGCGACCTGTACGAGAAGCCGAACAACGTGTTCGTCGCCGGCTTCATCGGCTCGCCGGCCATGAACCTGTTCCCGGCCGACCTCGCCGAAGGCGGCGTCACCTTCGGCACAGCCGTCGTGGGCGTCGAGGCGGACATCCTCGGCAAGGCGCACGGCTCGCAGGTCACGATCGGTGTGCGTCCCGAGGACATCACGGTCAACCCGGCCGACGGCAAGGGCCTCACGGTCGACGTCGACCTCGTCGAGGAGCTCGGCGCCGACGGCTACCTGTACGGCCACACCGAGATCAACGGCAAGCGCGCCGACCTGGTCGCGCGCGTCGACGGCCGCCGTCACCCGAACGCGGGCGACAAGGTCGTGCTGGCCCCGGTCACCGGCCACGTGCACGTCTTCGACATCGAGACGGGCGAGCGCCTCACCGACAAGGCGATCGCTTCGGCCTCCTGA
- a CDS encoding DUF4032 domain-containing protein, which translates to MVDSLTITASSVDAGLLSLPWSTPLEEWTSDTIVSLPKGISRHLVRFANLSGRVVAVKETTAEMARREYEMLGSLARLDVPCVDRFAVIDGRRTPKGEPLPAALVTAHLRFSLPYRALFTQVLRPDTAGRLVDALAVLLVRLHNIGFFWGDVSLSNTLFRRDAGEFAAYLVDAETGELHERGLTRGQREHDLDVARTNIAGELMDLEAGGRLERGIDAVAIADRIMSSYWSLWGALNDEETFSANESWRLTERVQRLNELGFDIGEMSIQSTPDGTRVTIEPKVVDAGHHQRRLLRLTGLDVEENQARRLLNDMDEFSARVSRLGSDEEMVAHEWLTRVFEPVIKAIPFDLRSKLEPAEVFHQVLEHRWYMSQARGTSVPIAETVGSYIDDVLRHRRDEATVMGPPTETMALPVVTGAIEVDPDEDDAVDWRDLV; encoded by the coding sequence GTGGTGGACTCGCTGACCATCACCGCCAGCAGCGTCGATGCGGGGCTGCTCTCGCTGCCGTGGTCGACGCCGCTGGAGGAGTGGACCAGTGACACCATCGTGTCGCTCCCCAAGGGCATCTCCCGGCACCTCGTGCGCTTCGCCAACCTCTCGGGGCGCGTCGTCGCCGTCAAGGAGACGACGGCCGAGATGGCGCGGCGCGAGTACGAGATGCTCGGCTCGCTCGCACGCCTCGACGTGCCGTGTGTCGACCGCTTCGCCGTGATCGACGGGCGCCGCACCCCGAAGGGCGAACCGCTCCCCGCGGCACTCGTCACGGCGCATCTGCGCTTCTCGCTCCCCTACCGCGCCCTGTTCACCCAGGTGCTGCGCCCCGACACGGCCGGCCGCCTCGTCGACGCGTTGGCGGTGCTGCTCGTGCGTCTCCACAACATCGGCTTCTTCTGGGGCGACGTGTCGCTGTCGAACACGCTCTTCCGCCGGGATGCCGGGGAGTTCGCGGCCTACCTCGTGGATGCCGAGACGGGCGAGCTGCACGAACGCGGACTCACCCGCGGCCAGCGGGAACACGACCTCGACGTCGCCCGCACCAACATCGCCGGCGAACTCATGGACCTCGAAGCCGGCGGACGCCTCGAGCGCGGGATCGACGCGGTGGCGATCGCCGACCGCATCATGTCGTCGTACTGGTCGCTGTGGGGAGCCCTCAACGACGAGGAGACGTTCTCGGCCAACGAGTCGTGGCGTCTCACCGAGCGCGTGCAGCGTCTCAACGAGCTCGGGTTCGACATCGGCGAGATGTCGATCCAGTCGACCCCCGACGGCACGCGCGTGACGATCGAGCCGAAAGTCGTGGATGCCGGACACCACCAGCGCCGACTCCTGCGCCTCACGGGCCTCGACGTCGAGGAGAACCAGGCGCGCCGCCTCCTCAACGACATGGACGAGTTCAGCGCGCGCGTCTCGCGCCTCGGCTCCGACGAGGAGATGGTCGCGCACGAGTGGCTGACGCGCGTATTCGAGCCCGTGATCAAGGCGATCCCGTTCGATCTGCGCTCGAAGCTCGAACCCGCCGAGGTGTTCCACCAGGTGCTGGAGCACCGCTGGTACATGTCGCAGGCGCGGGGCACGTCGGTGCCGATCGCCGAGACCGTGGGGTCGTACATCGACGACGTGCTGCGTCACCGCCGCGACGAGGCGACCGTCATGGGTCCGCCGACCGAGACGATGGCGCTCCCCGTCGTCACGGGAGCGATCGAGGTCGACCCCGACGAGGACGACGCCGTCGATTGGCGCGATCTCGTCTGA
- a CDS encoding NAD(P)H-binding protein: MTTIAVLGGTGYAGRHIVAEAVRRGHTVLSVARTAPSERVEGATYVEGTLLDVPALASELTGADVVVSAVAPRGDMEGQVRGNLEALFSVLPDDVRVGVIGGAGGSLVAPGGPRVVDSGFPDEFKAEALEAIGVLEDLQAEQSGRDWFYIHPAGGFGAWNPGERTGSYRDGGDVIVTDADGESFISGADLAVAVLDEIENPKHSRERFTVGY, translated from the coding sequence ATGACCACCATCGCCGTCCTCGGAGGCACCGGCTACGCCGGTCGCCACATCGTCGCCGAAGCCGTCCGCCGCGGGCACACCGTGCTCTCCGTCGCCCGCACCGCACCGTCGGAGCGCGTCGAGGGTGCGACGTACGTCGAGGGGACGCTGCTGGACGTTCCGGCACTGGCATCCGAGCTCACCGGCGCCGACGTGGTCGTCTCCGCCGTCGCCCCCCGCGGGGACATGGAAGGTCAGGTGCGCGGCAACCTCGAGGCGCTCTTCTCGGTGCTGCCCGATGACGTGCGCGTGGGAGTCATCGGCGGCGCCGGCGGCAGCCTCGTCGCCCCCGGCGGTCCGCGGGTCGTCGACAGCGGCTTCCCCGACGAGTTCAAGGCCGAAGCGCTCGAGGCGATCGGTGTCCTCGAAGACCTCCAGGCCGAGCAGAGCGGGCGCGACTGGTTCTACATCCACCCCGCGGGCGGCTTCGGCGCCTGGAACCCGGGGGAGCGCACCGGTTCCTACCGCGACGGCGGCGACGTCATCGTGACCGACGCCGACGGGGAATCCTTCATCTCCGGCGCCGACCTGGCCGTCGCCGTGCTCGACGAGATCGAGAACCCGAAGCACTCGCGGGAGCGCTTCACGGTCGGCTACTGA
- a CDS encoding alcohol dehydrogenase catalytic domain-containing protein yields the protein MTAQIPATMRAAVLHGRRDLRFEEVPTPSAGPGELLMEVTAVGVCGTDAAEWAHGPKLFPIDTAHPVTGHRGPLTIGHEFAGRVVAVGEDVDAAWVGRLVASCGAAPCGQCALCREGRSNVCRQYSAVGLHRPGALARYVAAPVASCADADAWGLDPHEAALVQPMSIAVHAARRSGASPGDVAVVQGVGGIGAFLIHVLVDLGARVIAVDLDPARLALARELGAAETITGGTSATAELLTAAWGEELPVFFEVTGSQRGMDLAIDTVPMGTTIVAVGIAKAPAPVDLGRVTVRELTLVGTNAMVRETDLGDAARLVAARAGRWDAVAAAPLPFEQVVDGALAPIAEGRPPAVKSLVLPPV from the coding sequence ATGACCGCGCAGATCCCGGCGACCATGCGAGCCGCCGTGCTCCACGGTCGCCGGGATCTGCGGTTCGAGGAGGTGCCCACGCCGAGCGCCGGCCCGGGCGAGCTCCTCATGGAGGTCACCGCGGTCGGCGTGTGCGGCACGGATGCCGCGGAGTGGGCCCACGGCCCGAAGCTCTTCCCGATCGACACCGCCCATCCCGTCACGGGACACCGCGGTCCGCTCACGATCGGACACGAGTTCGCCGGTCGCGTCGTCGCGGTAGGTGAGGACGTGGATGCCGCGTGGGTCGGACGCCTCGTGGCATCCTGCGGCGCTGCCCCCTGCGGGCAGTGCGCGCTGTGCCGGGAAGGGCGATCGAACGTGTGCCGCCAGTACAGCGCCGTCGGCCTCCACCGGCCGGGCGCGCTCGCCCGCTACGTCGCGGCCCCGGTCGCGAGCTGCGCCGACGCCGACGCGTGGGGCCTCGATCCGCACGAGGCAGCGCTCGTGCAGCCGATGTCGATCGCGGTCCACGCCGCCCGCCGCTCCGGAGCATCCCCGGGCGACGTCGCGGTCGTGCAGGGCGTGGGCGGGATCGGCGCGTTCCTCATCCACGTACTCGTCGACCTCGGTGCCCGCGTCATCGCGGTCGACCTCGACCCCGCACGCCTCGCCCTGGCGCGGGAGCTCGGCGCGGCCGAGACGATCACCGGCGGCACGTCGGCCACCGCCGAGCTCCTCACCGCCGCGTGGGGGGAGGAGCTGCCCGTCTTCTTCGAGGTGACGGGATCGCAGCGCGGCATGGACCTCGCGATCGACACGGTGCCGATGGGAACGACGATCGTCGCCGTGGGAATCGCCAAGGCGCCCGCACCCGTCGATCTCGGGCGTGTGACCGTGCGGGAGCTCACCCTCGTCGGGACGAACGCCATGGTGCGCGAGACCGACCTCGGCGACGCGGCCCGCCTCGTCGCGGCGCGTGCCGGACGATGGGATGCCGTCGCCGCCGCCCCCCTGCCGTTCGAGCAGGTCGTGGACGGCGCCTTGGCGCCCATCGCCGAGGGTCGCCCACCCGCAGTGAAGTCGCTCGTGCTTCCGCCCGTCTGA
- a CDS encoding NAD(P)-dependent oxidoreductase has product MTDTLPTIGWIGAGRMGAQLIQRLLDAGYDVAVYNRTASKVQPLVDAGARHVARPVDLADRDLVFSMVSADKDLEAVLLGPDGLLTGESSPRIVADVSTVSVATSEKVRAAATERGTAFLATPVSGNPAVIAAGKLTVAVSGPRDVFDEVEPVLQVFGRGVTYVGEGEVARLVKIAHNVFLGVVTQSLAEITVLAQKGGVSREAFLSFLNDSVMGSVFTGYKTPAFVNLDFTATFTMPLLQKDFDLGLDAAYKLGAPMPIASATRQIVAQEVGAGNTELDFATLLLAVARGAGLELESENADVTDGLAD; this is encoded by the coding sequence ATGACCGACACCCTGCCCACCATCGGTTGGATCGGCGCCGGCCGGATGGGCGCGCAGCTCATCCAGAGACTGCTCGACGCCGGCTACGACGTCGCCGTCTACAACCGCACGGCATCGAAGGTCCAGCCGCTCGTCGACGCGGGCGCCCGCCACGTCGCGCGTCCCGTCGACCTCGCCGACCGCGATCTCGTCTTCAGCATGGTCTCCGCCGACAAGGACCTCGAAGCCGTCCTCCTCGGACCCGACGGCCTGCTCACGGGCGAGTCCTCGCCGCGCATCGTCGCGGACGTCTCGACCGTGTCGGTCGCCACGAGCGAGAAGGTGCGCGCCGCGGCGACCGAGCGCGGCACGGCGTTCCTCGCCACGCCCGTCTCCGGAAACCCCGCCGTGATCGCCGCGGGCAAGCTCACCGTCGCCGTCTCGGGCCCCCGCGACGTGTTCGACGAGGTCGAGCCCGTCCTCCAGGTCTTCGGCCGCGGCGTGACCTACGTGGGCGAAGGCGAAGTGGCGCGCCTCGTGAAGATCGCGCACAACGTCTTCCTCGGCGTGGTGACGCAGTCGCTCGCCGAGATCACCGTGCTCGCGCAGAAGGGCGGCGTGTCGCGGGAGGCGTTCCTCTCCTTCCTCAACGACTCGGTCATGGGGTCGGTGTTCACCGGCTACAAGACGCCCGCCTTCGTGAATCTGGACTTCACCGCGACGTTCACGATGCCGCTGCTGCAGAAGGACTTCGATCTCGGCTTGGACGCGGCCTACAAGCTCGGCGCCCCGATGCCGATCGCCTCGGCCACGCGACAGATCGTCGCGCAGGAAGTGGGCGCGGGCAACACCGAGCTCGACTTCGCCACACTGCTGCTGGCCGTGGCCCGCGGCGCCGGTCTCGAGCTCGAGTCGGAGAACGCCGACGTCACCGACGGCCTCGCGGACTGA
- a CDS encoding 2-oxo acid dehydrogenase subunit E2, with protein MAAVVRMPALAAGATEAAVQSWLVAVGDRVEAGQEIVEIETEKAVVEYESEEAGVVAAILVDAGAAAAVGSPILVLAGEGQSAEAALAEAGVDASPPAPAAAPAPTVPATDEAAAAPGATASVPAATESSEDGQVAPPPPVVPPTDAEPASGPVATERRFASPLVRKLARERGVDLASVSGSGPNGRIVRRDLDALPASAPAAAATPPTAPAAPSTPASVSPASPAAFTDVPHTGMRRAIARRLTESTTTVPHFFLSADCRVDEVLALRARINERGDVKVSVNDFVLKAVAAAMLDVPEANAIWTDDATRRFAGVDIGVAVSIPGGLVTPVVRGVQDLSLGSVSRAVRDLAERARAGRIKQQELEGGSFAVSNLGMYGTSRFSAIINPPHSGILAVGAAERRPVVGDDGELTVATVMTVTLSADHRVLDGALAAQWLAAFTDRIQNPLSLLV; from the coding sequence ATGGCTGCCGTCGTCCGCATGCCGGCCCTCGCCGCGGGTGCGACCGAGGCCGCCGTGCAGTCCTGGCTCGTCGCGGTCGGCGACCGCGTCGAGGCCGGGCAGGAGATCGTCGAGATCGAGACCGAGAAGGCCGTCGTCGAGTACGAGTCGGAAGAGGCCGGGGTCGTCGCGGCGATCCTCGTGGATGCCGGTGCCGCAGCCGCCGTCGGGTCGCCCATACTGGTCCTCGCCGGCGAGGGGCAGAGCGCCGAGGCCGCGCTCGCCGAGGCGGGCGTCGATGCCTCGCCGCCGGCCCCCGCCGCCGCGCCCGCGCCGACCGTCCCCGCGACGGACGAGGCCGCCGCCGCCCCCGGCGCCACCGCGTCCGTGCCCGCCGCCACCGAGTCGTCGGAAGACGGTCAGGTCGCGCCGCCTCCTCCCGTGGTCCCCCCGACGGATGCCGAGCCGGCATCCGGGCCCGTCGCCACCGAGCGGCGGTTCGCGAGTCCGCTCGTCCGCAAGCTCGCGCGCGAGCGGGGAGTCGACCTCGCCTCCGTGTCGGGATCCGGGCCCAACGGGCGCATCGTGCGCCGCGACCTCGATGCGCTTCCGGCATCGGCGCCCGCAGCTGCGGCGACGCCCCCGACCGCTCCCGCGGCGCCGTCGACTCCGGCATCCGTTTCACCGGCATCCCCGGCCGCGTTCACCGACGTGCCCCACACGGGGATGCGACGGGCGATCGCCCGGCGGCTCACCGAGAGCACCACCACCGTGCCGCACTTCTTCCTCTCGGCCGACTGCCGCGTCGACGAGGTGCTCGCCCTCCGTGCCCGCATCAACGAGCGTGGCGACGTCAAGGTCTCGGTGAACGACTTCGTGCTCAAGGCGGTCGCCGCCGCGATGCTCGACGTTCCCGAGGCCAACGCGATCTGGACCGACGACGCGACGCGGCGTTTCGCGGGCGTCGACATCGGGGTGGCCGTCTCGATCCCGGGCGGTCTCGTGACCCCTGTCGTGCGCGGCGTGCAGGACCTCAGTCTCGGAAGCGTGAGCCGTGCCGTGCGCGATCTCGCGGAGCGTGCGCGGGCGGGGCGCATCAAGCAGCAGGAACTGGAGGGCGGTTCGTTCGCCGTGTCCAACCTGGGCATGTACGGCACGTCGCGCTTCTCGGCGATCATCAACCCGCCGCATTCCGGCATCCTGGCTGTGGGCGCCGCGGAACGGCGGCCCGTCGTCGGCGACGACGGCGAGCTGACCGTGGCCACCGTCATGACGGTGACGCTCTCGGCCGATCACCGCGTGCTCGACGGCGCGCTCGCCGCGCAGTGGCTCGCGGCGTTCACCGATCGCATCCAGAACCCGCTGTCGCTGCTCGTCTAG